A window of Microbacterium sp. Root61 genomic DNA:
GGTCGGTGAGGTCGACGCCGATGGCGCGACCGGACACCCGCTCCACGAGGGGCATCATCGCGGCCAGATCTGCGGCGAGCGGCGTGGGCATGTCGATCTCGAGGCGGAGGTTGGCCGGCAGTTCGACCGGGGTGAATTCCGCCGCCCGGGTGACGGCGCGGAAAGCGCCATCGCGGATCGCGTCGCGGGCCACCGAAGGCGCGACGGCGTCGGCGGCGGTCCAACCGTGCGCCACCTTGACCGAGACGACCTCGACGCCGGGCATCTCCTGCTCGGCGAGACCGCAGATGACGTCGTCCCCGGTGACCAGGCCGACGGGCACGCCCATGGATGCGGCCCACAAGGCGTTGACGGTCATCTCCGAAGCCGGGCGACCGTTGATCCGGACCTGGGTGAAGAGGCCGGAGAAGGTGTGGGCGAGGACGCCCTCGTGGCCGGCGGGTGCGTGATAGCCCACGAACAGGGCCACATCCACCGATTCGTCCAGGCCTTCGGCCATGCACTGGGCCTTGGGCGAGCCGAACACCAATCGGACCCGCGGGTCCAGCTCCTCGTGCAGCAGATTGTCCATCGTGCCGTGGCTGTCGTTCACCGTGACACGGGTGGCGCCTGCGTCGTACGCGCCCTGCACCGCCGCGTTGGTCTCGAGGGTCATGAGCGTCTGGGCGCGTGGATAGCCTGAGTTGCCGCGAATGGTCTGGTTGAGAGTGGCGATTCCGCCAATTCCCTCCATGTCCACCGAGATGTAAACGTGCACGTTGGGCTTCCTTCCGAGCGTTTCCCACAGACTGCCCTAGCCGAAGAGCGGTCTCTTTGTCCGATCGGTCAACACTCGGATGCCTGGTTCGTCTGCTCTGACTATACGACCGGAGATTCGGCTGAATACGCTGGTCGCGGTACCTGTCACGGAGGGAGCGTCGAGGATGAACGGTCACGCAGACACGACCGATGACGTCGTCGGCTGGAGGGACAAATCCTTCCCCTCCGTGGCCGGTGTCACCGTCGATACCATCGCCGATCAGCAGTGGAACCTGCTGAACGGGGACTTCGCCTTCCCGGTGCTCGCCCTGCGTCGTTCGGC
This region includes:
- a CDS encoding M55 family metallopeptidase: MHVYISVDMEGIGGIATLNQTIRGNSGYPRAQTLMTLETNAAVQGAYDAGATRVTVNDSHGTMDNLLHEELDPRVRLVFGSPKAQCMAEGLDESVDVALFVGYHAPAGHEGVLAHTFSGLFTQVRINGRPASEMTVNALWAASMGVPVGLVTGDDVICGLAEQEMPGVEVVSVKVAHGWTAADAVAPSVARDAIRDGAFRAVTRAAEFTPVELPANLRLEIDMPTPLAADLAAMMPLVERVSGRAIGVDLTDPADVIGVIVVCYELASSAQRTLSSVLTRV